The following proteins are co-located in the Acinetobacter sp. NCu2D-2 genome:
- a CDS encoding FAD-dependent oxidoreductase — protein sequence MAERLNNDFQFLDVARQDPEKKDLNVRKAEFVEIYKPFTAEIAANQTHRCLGCGNPYCEWKCPVHNYIPNWLKLISEGRIFQAAELCHQTNTLPEVCGRVCPQDRLCEGACTLNDGFGAVTIGNAEKYINDTAFALGWRPDMSHVKWTDKKVAIIGAGPAGLGCADILVRNGVKPVVFDKRPEIGGLLTFGIPEFKMEKDVMKRRREIFTGMGVEFRLNTEIGKDVTIDQLLADYDAVFMGMGTYTYMKGGFAGEDLDGVYDALDFLIANVNRTQGWEKDPSEYISVEGKKVIVLGGGDTAMDCNRTSIRQGASSVTCAYRRDEQNMPGSRREVKNAREEGVEFQFNRQPIEIVGENGKVTGVKVVTTQLGEPDSRGRRSPEPIPGSEEILPADAVLLAFGFRTSPADWFADVNINLDGSGRVVAAEKQDYKFQTSNPKIFAGGDMVRGSDLVVTAIWEGRQAAEGILDYLDV from the coding sequence ATGGCAGAACGCCTAAACAATGACTTTCAATTCCTGGATGTCGCACGCCAAGATCCAGAGAAAAAAGATCTTAATGTCCGCAAAGCAGAATTTGTGGAAATCTATAAACCGTTTACAGCTGAAATTGCGGCAAACCAAACGCATCGTTGCTTAGGTTGCGGTAACCCGTACTGTGAATGGAAATGTCCAGTACATAACTATATTCCAAACTGGCTTAAACTGATTTCGGAAGGTCGTATTTTCCAAGCGGCTGAACTCTGCCATCAAACCAATACTTTGCCTGAAGTATGTGGTCGTGTATGTCCACAAGACCGTTTGTGTGAGGGTGCATGTACCCTCAATGATGGTTTCGGTGCCGTGACCATTGGTAATGCCGAAAAATATATTAACGATACCGCTTTTGCACTGGGCTGGCGTCCAGATATGTCTCATGTGAAATGGACAGATAAAAAAGTAGCAATCATTGGTGCAGGTCCTGCGGGTCTAGGCTGCGCAGACATCCTTGTTCGTAATGGTGTTAAACCAGTTGTATTCGATAAACGTCCTGAAATTGGTGGTTTACTGACTTTTGGTATTCCAGAATTCAAGATGGAAAAAGACGTCATGAAACGCCGTCGTGAAATTTTCACAGGTATGGGCGTTGAATTCCGCTTAAATACTGAAATTGGCAAAGATGTGACGATTGATCAACTTCTTGCCGATTACGATGCGGTCTTCATGGGTATGGGAACATATACCTACATGAAAGGTGGTTTTGCAGGTGAAGATCTTGATGGTGTGTATGATGCGCTTGATTTCTTAATTGCTAATGTTAACCGCACCCAAGGCTGGGAAAAAGATCCATCTGAATACATTTCTGTTGAAGGCAAAAAGGTGATTGTTCTTGGTGGTGGTGATACCGCGATGGACTGTAACCGTACTTCAATCCGTCAAGGCGCAAGCTCAGTGACTTGTGCATACCGCCGTGATGAGCAAAATATGCCAGGTTCACGTCGAGAAGTGAAAAATGCGCGTGAAGAAGGGGTGGAATTCCAATTTAACCGTCAGCCAATCGAAATTGTCGGTGAAAATGGCAAAGTAACGGGTGTTAAAGTCGTTACCACTCAACTCGGTGAGCCTGACAGTCGTGGTCGTCGTAGCCCAGAGCCAATTCCAGGTTCTGAAGAAATTCTACCTGCTGATGCAGTACTTCTTGCCTTTGGTTTCCGTACCAGTCCAGCAGATTGGTTTGCTGATGTAAATATCAACCTTGATGGTTCAGGACGTGTCGTTGCAGCTGAAAAGCAAGACTATAAGTTCCAGACGTCGAATCCAAAAATCTTCGCAGGTGGGGATATGGTTCGTGGTTCGGATCTTGTCGTGACTGCAATTTGGGAAGGTCGCCAAGCAGCTGAAGGGATCTTGGATTATTTAGATGTTTAA
- the gltB gene encoding glutamate synthase large subunit, whose protein sequence is MSSPNNVAPAQGLYQPDEFKDNCGFGLIAHMQGDASHDLVKTAIHSLSCMTHRGGIAADGKTGDGCGLLLAMPKQFFREEAKRLSDITLSEVFAVGTVFLNLDPALAAHAKQILTKEIESEGCKVLAWRVVPTNNDALGSIAMQSLPAFEQIIVNCPMGVTEVEFNRKLFLARRRAEQQLTNDPYFYVTTLCSTVISYKGLMMPAAIADFYTDLADERLESHIVVFHQRFSTNTLPRWPLAQPFRYLAHNGEINTITANRNWAMARTPKFENPLLPGLTDLNPIVNRTGSDSSSLDNMLEILVGGGMDLFRALRMLVPPAWQNVETLDADLRAFYEFNSKHMEAWDGPAGLVIQDGRHAICMLDRNGLRPARWVITKNDYITLASEIGVWGYEPEDVISKGRVGPGQILVIDTLTGKMLDTKDVSNHLKNMRPYREWLRENSVRIQGSPELEEYLCEQGLKGDDLKASQKIFMVTFEERDQLLRPIAESGQEAVGSMGDDTPMAVLSRQVRHVSDYFRQQFAQVTNPPIDPLRESIVMSLETCLGREQNVFEQGPEHADRLIISSPVLSNSKMHQIRTLGRKGYEIADIDLNYEESEGLEAAIARICEEAAQAIRDGKTLLVLSDKKIRQGYLPANALMATGAVHHHLINSGLRTDANIIVETGLARDAHQFAVMLGFGATAIYPYLAYDVINDLIAKGELLGDPIHAQSNFRKGIEKGLLKVLSKMGISTVASYRGGQLFEAVGLSDEVVNKCFTGVPSRIKGASFSDLENDLKKLASLAWKSRKPIDQGGMLKFVFDKEYHAFNPDVINALHKAVRSGKYADFKEYAELVNTRPVATIRDLLKLKTENSIPLEQVESVEEILPRFDSAGMSLGALSPEAHEAIAIAMNTIGGRSNSGEGGEDPARYGTIRNSKIKQIASGRFGVTPAYLTSAEVLQIKVAQGAKPGEGGQLPGGKVNGLIARLRYSVPGVTLISPPPHHDIYSIEDLSQLIFDLKQVNPQAMVSVKLVSEPGVGTIAAGVAKAYADFITISGYDGGTAASPLSSIHHAGSPWELGLSEAHQALRVNDLRGKVRVQTDGGLKTGLDVVKAAILGAESFGFGSTPMIALGCKYLRICHLNNCATGVATQQGHLRQEHYIGEPEMLINFFHFIAEETREWLAALGVSSLKDLIGRTDLLEMLPGETDKHANLDLSALLQSHPAAEGKAQYCEVQGNEPFDKGVLAEQMVADMLPAIEEGTGGEFSYSIGNCDRSIGARISGEIAKRYGNLSMEAHPVKVKLKGTAGQSLGVWNAGGLHISLEGDANDYVGKGMAGGRVSIFPPKGSPFQTQETAIIGNTCLYGATGGKLFAAGTAGERFAVRNSGAFAVIEGAGDHCCEYMTGGIVTVLGKVGHNFGAGMTGGFAYVLDLDNDFVDHYNHELIELNRISTEAMEEHQSFLLRILDEHIKETGSAWAYKIRNEFDFYSRKFWLVKPKAANLQTLLKTTQADPQ, encoded by the coding sequence ATGTCATCGCCTAATAATGTAGCTCCCGCTCAAGGTTTATACCAACCGGATGAGTTTAAGGATAACTGTGGTTTTGGTTTGATTGCCCATATGCAGGGTGATGCAAGCCACGATCTGGTTAAAACCGCTATTCATAGTTTAAGTTGTATGACCCACCGTGGTGGTATTGCCGCTGATGGCAAAACAGGGGACGGCTGTGGTCTACTTTTGGCTATGCCAAAGCAATTTTTCCGTGAAGAAGCAAAACGCTTAAGTGACATTACCTTAAGTGAAGTCTTCGCTGTAGGTACGGTATTTTTAAATCTTGATCCTGCTCTTGCTGCACATGCAAAACAAATTCTAACGAAAGAAATTGAATCTGAAGGCTGTAAAGTGTTGGCATGGCGTGTTGTGCCAACCAATAACGATGCTTTGGGTTCAATTGCAATGCAGTCTTTACCTGCTTTTGAGCAAATTATTGTTAACTGCCCAATGGGTGTAACAGAGGTTGAATTCAACCGTAAATTGTTCTTAGCGCGTCGTCGTGCAGAACAACAACTCACCAATGATCCATATTTCTATGTGACGACTTTATGCTCAACTGTGATCAGCTATAAAGGTTTAATGATGCCAGCTGCAATCGCTGACTTCTATACCGACCTTGCTGATGAGCGTTTAGAATCACACATTGTGGTATTCCACCAACGTTTCTCTACAAATACGTTACCGCGTTGGCCGTTGGCACAGCCATTCCGTTACCTTGCACACAATGGTGAGATTAATACCATCACTGCAAACCGTAACTGGGCAATGGCACGTACACCAAAATTTGAAAACCCATTATTGCCAGGTTTAACTGATCTTAATCCGATCGTGAACCGTACGGGTTCGGATTCTTCAAGCTTAGATAATATGCTTGAAATCTTGGTGGGTGGGGGTATGGATTTATTCCGTGCACTTCGTATGTTAGTTCCACCAGCGTGGCAAAACGTTGAAACTTTAGATGCTGACTTACGTGCATTCTATGAGTTTAACTCTAAACATATGGAAGCATGGGATGGTCCTGCAGGTCTTGTGATTCAAGATGGTCGTCATGCAATCTGTATGCTTGACCGTAATGGTTTGCGTCCAGCGCGTTGGGTCATTACTAAAAATGACTACATCACACTGGCGTCAGAAATTGGTGTTTGGGGCTATGAACCTGAAGATGTAATTTCTAAAGGTCGTGTTGGTCCTGGTCAAATCCTCGTGATTGATACCCTAACTGGCAAAATGCTGGATACCAAAGATGTCAGCAATCACCTGAAAAACATGCGTCCATACCGTGAATGGTTGCGTGAAAATTCAGTACGTATTCAAGGTAGCCCTGAATTAGAAGAATATTTATGTGAACAAGGCTTAAAAGGCGATGACCTAAAAGCATCACAAAAAATATTCATGGTAACGTTTGAAGAGCGTGATCAATTGCTTCGTCCAATCGCAGAAAGCGGTCAGGAAGCTGTGGGTTCTATGGGTGATGATACGCCAATGGCGGTATTGTCGCGTCAAGTGCGTCATGTATCGGATTATTTCCGTCAACAGTTTGCCCAAGTCACAAACCCACCAATCGATCCATTACGTGAATCAATTGTGATGTCGCTTGAAACCTGTTTAGGTCGTGAACAAAACGTCTTTGAGCAAGGCCCTGAACATGCGGATCGTCTGATTATTTCAAGCCCAGTATTGTCGAACTCTAAAATGCATCAAATCCGTACGCTCGGTCGTAAGGGGTATGAAATTGCTGATATCGACTTGAACTATGAAGAGTCAGAAGGTCTTGAAGCTGCGATTGCACGTATCTGTGAAGAAGCTGCTCAAGCGATTCGTGATGGTAAAACTTTACTGGTTCTTTCAGATAAGAAAATTCGTCAAGGTTACCTACCAGCCAATGCATTGATGGCAACAGGTGCTGTACATCATCACTTGATTAATTCAGGTCTACGTACGGATGCCAATATTATTGTTGAAACTGGTTTAGCACGTGACGCGCATCAGTTTGCTGTGATGTTAGGCTTTGGTGCGACAGCAATCTATCCATACCTTGCTTACGATGTGATTAATGATTTGATTGCCAAAGGTGAGTTATTGGGTGATCCAATTCACGCGCAATCAAACTTCCGTAAAGGTATTGAGAAAGGTCTACTTAAAGTTCTTTCGAAAATGGGTATCTCGACTGTTGCATCTTACCGTGGCGGTCAGTTATTCGAAGCTGTCGGTTTATCTGATGAAGTGGTTAACAAATGCTTCACAGGTGTACCAAGCCGTATTAAAGGTGCGTCATTCAGCGATCTTGAAAATGATCTGAAAAAATTAGCATCTTTGGCATGGAAATCTCGTAAGCCAATCGATCAAGGCGGTATGCTGAAATTCGTATTCGATAAGGAATACCATGCATTTAACCCTGATGTAATCAATGCCTTACATAAAGCTGTGCGTTCAGGCAAATATGCAGATTTCAAAGAATATGCAGAGCTTGTCAATACACGTCCAGTCGCAACCATTCGTGACTTGTTGAAACTTAAAACAGAAAATTCAATTCCGCTTGAGCAAGTTGAATCTGTAGAAGAAATTCTGCCGCGCTTCGACTCTGCGGGTATGTCTTTAGGTGCACTTTCACCTGAAGCGCATGAAGCCATTGCGATTGCAATGAACACTATTGGTGGTCGTTCCAACTCTGGTGAGGGTGGTGAAGACCCAGCGCGTTACGGCACAATTCGTAACTCGAAAATCAAACAAATTGCATCAGGCCGTTTTGGTGTGACACCTGCATACTTAACTTCTGCAGAAGTCCTTCAAATTAAAGTGGCACAAGGTGCAAAACCAGGTGAAGGTGGTCAGTTGCCGGGTGGTAAAGTGAATGGCTTAATTGCGCGTTTACGCTACTCTGTACCAGGCGTTACCCTTATTTCGCCACCTCCGCATCACGACATTTACTCAATTGAAGATTTATCACAGTTAATCTTCGATTTAAAACAAGTTAACCCACAGGCGATGGTGTCAGTTAAGCTTGTTTCAGAGCCAGGTGTTGGTACGATTGCGGCAGGTGTAGCGAAAGCTTATGCCGATTTCATTACCATTTCAGGTTATGACGGCGGTACAGCGGCTTCTCCACTTTCCTCAATTCACCATGCAGGTTCTCCATGGGAGCTTGGTTTAAGCGAGGCGCATCAAGCACTTCGTGTTAACGATCTACGTGGTAAAGTTCGCGTTCAAACTGATGGTGGTTTGAAAACAGGTCTCGATGTTGTGAAAGCAGCAATCTTGGGTGCAGAAAGTTTTGGTTTCGGTTCGACACCAATGATTGCACTTGGTTGTAAATATCTTCGTATCTGTCACTTAAATAACTGTGCGACCGGTGTTGCGACTCAACAAGGCCATTTACGTCAGGAACACTATATTGGTGAACCTGAAATGTTGATTAACTTCTTCCACTTTATTGCAGAAGAAACACGTGAATGGTTGGCAGCGCTTGGTGTATCAAGCCTGAAAGACCTGATTGGTCGTACTGACTTACTTGAAATGCTACCAGGTGAAACCGATAAACATGCTAACTTAGACTTAAGTGCATTGTTGCAGTCACATCCTGCTGCTGAAGGTAAAGCGCAGTACTGCGAAGTTCAAGGCAATGAACCGTTTGATAAGGGTGTTCTTGCTGAACAAATGGTTGCAGATATGCTACCTGCCATTGAAGAAGGCACAGGTGGTGAGTTCAGTTATAGCATTGGTAACTGTGACCGTTCGATTGGTGCACGTATTTCAGGTGAGATTGCAAAACGTTATGGCAACCTCAGCATGGAAGCGCATCCAGTTAAAGTGAAGTTAAAAGGGACAGCAGGTCAGTCACTCGGTGTTTGGAACGCAGGTGGTTTGCATATCAGCCTTGAAGGTGATGCGAATGACTATGTGGGTAAAGGTATGGCTGGTGGTCGAGTATCGATCTTCCCACCAAAAGGTTCACCTTTCCAAACTCAAGAAACTGCCATCATTGGTAATACCTGCTTATACGGTGCGACAGGCGGTAAACTCTTTGCTGCGGGTACTGCGGGTGAACGTTTCGCGGTACGTAACTCAGGTGCGTTTGCTGTAATTGAAGGTGCAGGCGATCACTGCTGTGAATATATGACTGGCGGTATTGTGACTGTACTTGGTAAAGTAGGTCATAACTTCGGTGCAGGTATGACTGGTGGTTTCGCTTATGTTCTTGATTTAGATAATGACTTCGTTGATCATTACAATCACGAATTGATCGAACTGAACCGTATTTCAACTGAAGCGATGGAAGAGCATCAATCATTCTTACTTCGTATCTTAGATGAACACATTAAAGAAACAGGTAGTGCTTGGGCGTATAAGATCCGCAATGAGTTTGATTTCTACAGCCGTAAATTCTGGCTGGTGAAACCAAAAGCTGCAAACTTGCAGACGTTGTTAAAAACAACTCAAGCTGATCCACAATAA
- a CDS encoding LemA family protein yields the protein MRLMKNTVLALAMASTLTLTGCGYNTLQVKDEAVTASWSEVQNQYQRRADLVPNLVNVVKGYAKHEEQVLTEVTQARANVAGLKVDKEVLENPALFEKYQQAQAQMTSALSRLIAVSENYPDLKANEQFRDLQVQLEGTENRIAVARNRYITTVQDYNSYVRQFPQVMTAKVIGMDTKPNFSADQAAQNAPKVSFD from the coding sequence ATGCGCTTAATGAAAAATACAGTCCTTGCCTTGGCGATGGCGAGTACCTTAACGCTCACAGGCTGTGGCTATAACACGTTGCAAGTCAAAGATGAGGCAGTGACAGCATCCTGGTCTGAGGTGCAAAACCAATATCAACGTCGTGCCGACTTGGTGCCAAATTTGGTCAATGTTGTTAAAGGCTATGCGAAACATGAAGAGCAAGTACTGACTGAGGTGACTCAGGCACGTGCCAATGTTGCAGGCTTAAAAGTCGATAAAGAAGTTTTAGAAAACCCTGCGCTGTTTGAAAAATATCAACAGGCACAAGCACAGATGACCAGTGCTTTATCACGTTTGATTGCAGTTTCGGAAAATTATCCAGATTTAAAAGCCAATGAACAATTCCGTGATTTACAAGTTCAGCTCGAAGGTACAGAAAACCGTATTGCTGTAGCGCGTAACCGTTATATCACTACTGTGCAAGACTATAACTCTTATGTGCGTCAATTCCCGCAAGTGATGACTGCAAAAGTGATCGGTATGGATACCAAGCCAAACTTTAGTGCGGATCAAGCTGCGCAAAATGCACCTAAAGTCTCTTTTGATTAA
- a CDS encoding TPM domain-containing protein produces MVTATETTEILTKPKTEEVVQPSFKRWLKHACYMPATKRYFNKQDQDAIAQAVTQAEHGHVGEIQVVIEGHIPANQAYYQDTCARARQLFAELGVWDTEYNSGVLLYLNLCEQKVEIVIDRGVKQATTQDIWEKICQTIVKEFQEKNYRQAVVDGILQIGQVLDEYYDRRLKDQNNELTNHPIILN; encoded by the coding sequence ATGGTAACAGCAACAGAAACGACGGAAATTTTAACCAAACCTAAAACTGAAGAAGTGGTACAACCAAGTTTTAAGCGTTGGTTAAAACATGCGTGTTATATGCCTGCGACAAAACGCTATTTTAATAAGCAAGACCAAGATGCCATTGCACAAGCTGTAACTCAGGCTGAGCATGGACATGTGGGTGAAATTCAGGTCGTGATTGAAGGTCATATTCCTGCTAATCAAGCGTATTATCAGGATACTTGTGCGCGTGCACGTCAGTTATTTGCAGAATTGGGTGTTTGGGATACGGAATATAATAGTGGCGTTCTGTTGTATTTAAACCTGTGTGAGCAAAAAGTAGAAATCGTGATTGATCGCGGGGTAAAGCAAGCAACAACCCAAGACATTTGGGAGAAAATTTGCCAAACAATTGTGAAAGAGTTTCAGGAAAAAAATTACAGGCAAGCTGTCGTAGATGGAATTCTACAAATTGGGCAGGTATTAGATGAATACTATGATCGGAGATTAAAAGACCAAAATAATGAATTAACGAATCATCCGATTATCCTGAATTAA
- a CDS encoding TPM domain-containing protein, with protein MLNFRKKQTMWNITRYLIIIWMLMMSHFTWAEVATATDTAEEVVIASKILKDQQQNNQQVQSPTDSESTVQQPQIANDMADGESIRGLPTLNEPVVDQANLLSVTEKQQISQRILNLHEQGKAQIGVVIVPTTGQEDIFGYAMRVAEKWQLGSAKQDNGVLMAIAVNDRRIQILTGYGLEGVLPDIIVSRIINQKITPYFKQAQYAQGIDAGLAEIERILNLDPEIAAKAAQDLKERQEQALHEQQAKEKTFNTALFILVAGIIGSFIVGKRLSASTAAVAGVAAGLVNGAGLITSLLIGGGIFFLLITAIAQTIFQLFLSSGGRGGGFGGGRGGGGFSGGGGGFGGGGASGSW; from the coding sequence ATGCTGAATTTCAGGAAAAAACAGACCATGTGGAATATTACTCGATATCTGATCATCATATGGATGCTGATGATGAGTCATTTCACGTGGGCTGAAGTCGCGACTGCAACGGATACAGCAGAAGAGGTTGTGATTGCGAGTAAAATTCTGAAAGATCAGCAGCAAAACAATCAGCAAGTCCAATCCCCAACAGACTCTGAATCAACCGTTCAGCAACCACAGATTGCTAATGATATGGCAGATGGGGAATCCATTCGGGGGCTGCCAACACTGAATGAACCTGTGGTAGATCAAGCTAATTTATTATCGGTAACTGAAAAACAGCAAATCAGTCAGCGCATATTAAATTTGCATGAACAAGGCAAAGCGCAAATTGGTGTTGTGATTGTACCCACGACAGGTCAGGAAGATATTTTTGGTTATGCGATGCGTGTAGCTGAGAAATGGCAACTCGGTTCAGCCAAACAAGATAATGGTGTATTGATGGCAATCGCGGTTAATGATCGTCGTATACAAATCCTGACAGGTTATGGACTTGAAGGTGTTTTACCTGACATTATTGTCAGTCGGATTATTAATCAAAAAATCACGCCATATTTTAAGCAAGCTCAATATGCTCAAGGGATTGATGCAGGTTTAGCTGAAATTGAACGTATTTTAAATTTAGATCCGGAAATTGCGGCAAAGGCTGCGCAAGATTTAAAAGAACGTCAAGAACAAGCGCTTCACGAGCAACAAGCCAAAGAAAAAACCTTTAATACTGCTTTATTTATTTTAGTCGCTGGCATTATTGGGTCATTTATTGTTGGTAAACGATTAAGTGCATCTACAGCTGCTGTTGCAGGTGTAGCAGCAGGATTAGTGAATGGCGCAGGCTTAATCACCAGTTTATTGATTGGTGGCGGTATTTTCTTTTTGCTCATCACTGCGATTGCACAAACGATTTTCCAACTATTTCTCTCATCAGGTGGACGTGGTGGTGGTTTTGGCGGCGGTCGTGGTGGCGGTGGATTTAGTGGCGGCGGTGGCGGCTTTGGTGGGGGAGGAGCATCAGGATCATGGTAA
- a CDS encoding metal-dependent hydrolase, whose protein sequence is MTQQTTQKAYQNRPKAIGITVRRLQFNPHKISRHYFANSPVMSHLLTALSSTFPIGEQFFVHSVRNVRDRVKDEKLQAQIAAFIGQEAMHSKAHTEFNDAWRSDDYNLDRFQAWLARKDQYVKKLDPKVQLAITCAFEHFTALLGGYILRHPEVLSTLDEDAVKLWVWHAIEEIEHRAVAFDVYQHVYKDDKLRRLIMRSVTTGFASLTFYSATRLFLQDKKKSVPKVGGNIFGLYLLGKMLIQLLPEYLSYYKADFHPSDIDYTDIVKYWKVRLAQEYSLEGFVENKPITLPC, encoded by the coding sequence ATGACACAGCAGACGACACAAAAGGCTTATCAAAACCGACCCAAAGCGATTGGTATTACCGTAAGACGATTACAATTTAATCCACACAAGATTTCTCGACATTACTTTGCTAATTCACCCGTAATGTCGCATTTATTAACCGCTTTATCTTCGACATTTCCCATCGGTGAGCAATTCTTTGTACATAGCGTGCGTAATGTGCGAGACCGTGTAAAGGATGAAAAGTTACAGGCACAAATTGCGGCATTTATTGGACAAGAAGCCATGCACTCGAAAGCACATACTGAGTTCAATGATGCATGGCGCAGTGATGATTACAATTTAGATCGCTTTCAAGCTTGGTTGGCGCGTAAGGATCAGTATGTGAAAAAACTCGATCCTAAAGTACAGCTTGCAATCACCTGTGCCTTCGAGCATTTTACTGCACTGTTGGGTGGATATATTTTAAGGCATCCTGAAGTGTTGAGTACGCTTGATGAAGATGCAGTGAAACTTTGGGTCTGGCATGCTATTGAGGAAATTGAACACCGTGCAGTGGCCTTTGATGTGTATCAGCATGTGTATAAAGATGATAAATTGCGCCGGTTAATTATGCGCAGCGTCACGACAGGTTTTGCCAGCTTAACTTTTTATTCAGCCACACGACTCTTTCTACAAGATAAGAAAAAAAGTGTACCGAAAGTCGGTGGAAATATATTTGGACTTTATTTGCTGGGTAAAATGTTGATTCAACTTTTACCTGAATATTTATCCTATTACAAAGCAGATTTTCATCCGTCAGATATTGATTACACGGACATCGTCAAATATTGGAAAGTACGCTTAGCCCAAGAGTATTCACTAGAAGGCTTTGTTGAAAATAAGCCAATCACATTACCTTGTTAA
- a CDS encoding IS5-like element IS17 family transposase: MKKPTHKIYRTTNWPAYNRALISRGNIAIWFDPATQWYAPSKGKQGRNQTYSDAAIQCCLMIKSLFRLSLRMVTGFVQSLIKLCGLNWTAPDYSTLCRRQKHIDIAISYQKSSDGLHLLVDSTGMKFLGEGEWKRKKHGSEYRRQWRKLHIGIDAKTLQIRAIQLTTNNVSDSQVLGDLLNQIPQDEQIDSVYTDGAYDTKQCRQVIADRQAHAVIPPRKNAKPWKDTKSSSLERNELLRTVKRLGRTLWKKWSGYHRRSLVETKMHCIKLLGDKLMARSFPSQVNEIHARVAVLNRFTELGRPLTQVTP, translated from the coding sequence ATGAAGAAGCCTACACACAAAATCTACCGCACAACCAATTGGCCCGCATATAACCGAGCACTCATAAGTCGCGGAAATATTGCCATTTGGTTTGATCCTGCTACGCAATGGTATGCTCCATCAAAAGGCAAACAAGGGCGAAATCAAACCTACTCCGACGCAGCTATCCAATGCTGCTTAATGATTAAATCCTTATTCCGTCTATCTTTACGTATGGTCACTGGCTTTGTGCAAAGTCTGATTAAACTTTGCGGATTAAATTGGACCGCACCAGATTACAGTACGCTTTGTAGAAGACAAAAGCATATTGATATTGCAATCAGCTACCAAAAAAGTAGCGATGGGCTGCATCTACTCGTAGACTCTACAGGCATGAAGTTTCTAGGTGAGGGCGAATGGAAACGCAAGAAACATGGATCTGAATATCGTCGCCAATGGCGTAAACTACATATTGGTATAGATGCCAAAACCCTACAAATACGCGCTATTCAGCTCACAACCAATAATGTCAGTGATTCACAGGTGCTTGGTGATTTACTTAATCAGATTCCACAAGATGAGCAGATTGACTCTGTTTATACCGATGGAGCTTATGACACCAAGCAATGCCGTCAGGTCATTGCAGATCGGCAAGCACATGCGGTGATTCCACCTAGAAAAAATGCGAAACCATGGAAAGATACAAAGAGTAGCTCGCTAGAGCGAAATGAATTACTTCGAACAGTTAAACGTTTAGGCAGGACATTATGGAAAAAATGGTCAGGCTATCATCGCCGCAGTTTGGTGGAAACCAAGATGCATTGCATCAAATTATTAGGCGATAAATTAATGGCAAGAAGCTTTCCTAGTCAGGTGAATGAAATTCATGCACGTGTAGCAGTCCTCAACAGATTTACGGAATTAGGTCGACCACTTACCCAAGTTACGCCTTAA